A single region of the Sciurus carolinensis chromosome 16, mSciCar1.2, whole genome shotgun sequence genome encodes:
- the Thap8 gene encoding THAP domain-containing protein 8 isoform X2, translating to MGREHWVPSCHQHLCSEHFTPSCFQWRWGVRYLRPDAVPSIFSQVPPAKSQRRTRSTQKPVEPPPPPPPPRQEAAPGTRDTVAASGPVHVVVLGPASGGSEAASTVLLTPLPLPSTPAGRWTGVPAQRPGAGLGAVLGALQRRVRRLQRRHQRHQAQLRALEQLALQLRRKIVQAQVRLGQLRALPGSEESQTFTIICGGPDIAVVLAQGPAPATLDAKPQLDTQSPSA from the exons ATGGGCCGGGAGCACTGGGTGCCCAGCTGCCACCAGCACTTGTGTAGTGAGCACTTCACGCCTTCTTGTTTCCAGTGGCGCTGGGGTGTGCGCTATCTGCGGCCAGATGCGGTGCCTTCCATTTTCTCCCAGGTGCCACCAGCCAAG AGCCAGCGAAGGACCCGAAGTACCCAGAAACCTGTCgagcctcctccacctcctcctccgcCGCGACAGGAGGCTGCACCTGGGACCCGGGACACCGTCGCAGCCTCTGGCCCAGTGCACGTAGTGGTGCTGGGGCCTGCATCTGGGGGCTCCGAGGCTGCGTCCACCGTGCTCCTGACGCCCTTGCCCCTTCCGTCCACTCCCGCAGGGCGTTGGACTGGAGTTCCTGCCCAGCGCCCGGGGGCGGGACTGGGAGCGGTGCTGGGAGCACTGCAGCGGCGGGTGAGAAGGCTGCAGCGGCGCCACCAGCGGCACCAGGCTCAGCTCCGGGCTCTGGAGCAGCTGGCGCTGCAGCTGCGCAGGAAGATCGTGCAGGCTCAGGTGCGCCTGGGCCAGCTTCGCGCG CTGCCTGGATCTGAGGAATCCCAAACCTTCACCATCATCTGTGGAGGGCCTGACATAGCTGTGGTCCTTGCCCAAGGCCCTGCACCTGCCACCCTGGATGCCAAGCCTCAGCTGGACACACAGTCACCCAGTGCATAA
- the Thap8 gene encoding THAP domain-containing protein 8 isoform X1 → MPKYCRAPNCCNTAGQLGSDNRPVSFYKFPLKDGPRLEAWLRRMGREHWVPSCHQHLCSEHFTPSCFQWRWGVRYLRPDAVPSIFSQVPPAKSQRRTRSTQKPVEPPPPPPPPRQEAAPGTRDTVAASGPVHVVVLGPASGGSEAASTVLLTPLPLPSTPAGRWTGVPAQRPGAGLGAVLGALQRRVRRLQRRHQRHQAQLRALEQLALQLRRKIVQAQVRLGQLRALPGSEESQTFTIICGGPDIAVVLAQGPAPATLDAKPQLDTQSPSA, encoded by the exons GTTCCCACTGAAGGATGGTCCCAGGCTGGAGGCCTGGCTGCGGCGCATGGGCCGGGAGCACTGGGTGCCCAGCTGCCACCAGCACTTGTGTAGTGAGCACTTCACGCCTTCTTGTTTCCAGTGGCGCTGGGGTGTGCGCTATCTGCGGCCAGATGCGGTGCCTTCCATTTTCTCCCAGGTGCCACCAGCCAAG AGCCAGCGAAGGACCCGAAGTACCCAGAAACCTGTCgagcctcctccacctcctcctccgcCGCGACAGGAGGCTGCACCTGGGACCCGGGACACCGTCGCAGCCTCTGGCCCAGTGCACGTAGTGGTGCTGGGGCCTGCATCTGGGGGCTCCGAGGCTGCGTCCACCGTGCTCCTGACGCCCTTGCCCCTTCCGTCCACTCCCGCAGGGCGTTGGACTGGAGTTCCTGCCCAGCGCCCGGGGGCGGGACTGGGAGCGGTGCTGGGAGCACTGCAGCGGCGGGTGAGAAGGCTGCAGCGGCGCCACCAGCGGCACCAGGCTCAGCTCCGGGCTCTGGAGCAGCTGGCGCTGCAGCTGCGCAGGAAGATCGTGCAGGCTCAGGTGCGCCTGGGCCAGCTTCGCGCG CTGCCTGGATCTGAGGAATCCCAAACCTTCACCATCATCTGTGGAGGGCCTGACATAGCTGTGGTCCTTGCCCAAGGCCCTGCACCTGCCACCCTGGATGCCAAGCCTCAGCTGGACACACAGTCACCCAGTGCATAA
- the Clip3 gene encoding CAP-Gly domain-containing linker protein 3, which yields MTKTDPAPMAPPPRGEEEEEEEEDEPVPEAPSPTQERRQKPVVHPSAPAPLPKDYAFTFFDPNDPACQEILFDPQTTIPELFAIVRQWVPQVQHKIDVIGNEILRRGCHVNDRDGLTDMTLLHYACKAGAHGVGDPAAAVRLSQQLLALGADVTLRSRWTNMNALHYAAYFDVPDLVRVLLKGARPRVVNSTCSDFNHGSALHIAASNLCLGAAKCLLEHGANPALRNRKGQVPAEVVPDPMDMSLDKAEAALVAKELRTLLEEAVPLSCALPKVTLPNYDNVPGNLMLSALGLRLGDRVLLDGQKTGTLRFCGTTEFASGQWVGVELDEPEGKNDGSVGGVRYFICPPKQGLFASVSKISKAVDAPPSSVTSTPRTPRMDFSRVTGKGRREHKGKKKSPSSPSMGSLQQREGAKAEVGDQVLVAGQKQGIVRFYGKTDFAPGYWYGIELDQPTGKHDGSVFGVRYFTCPPRHGVFAPASRIQRIGGSADPPGDSVGAKKVHQVTMTQPKRTFTTVRTPKDIASENSISRLLFCCWFPWMLRAEMQS from the exons ATGACTAAGACAGATCCTGCCCCGATGGCCCCTCCACCccgaggagaagaggaagaagaggaggaagaggatgagcCCGTCCCCGaagcccccagccccacccaggagCGCCGGCAGAAGCCTGTTGTGCACCCATCGGCACCTGCCCCTCTCCCCAAGGACTACG CCTTCACCTTTTTCGATCCCAATGACCCTGCGTGCCAGGAGATTCTGTTTGACCCTCAGACCACCATCCCGGAGTTGTTTGCCATCGTGCGTCAGTGGGTGCCCCAAGTGCAGCACAAGATAGATGTCATCGGTAATGAG ATTCTGCGTCGAGGCTGCCACGTGAATGATCGTGATGGGCTGACCGATATGACGCTGCTCCATTATGCGTGCAAGGCTGGGGCCCATGGAGTCG GGGACCCTGCGGCGGCCGTGCGTCTCTCGCAGCAGCTGCTGGCGCTGGGCGCCGATGTTACCCTGCGCAGTCGCTGGACCAATATGAACGCGCTTCACTATGCAGCCTATTTTGACGTGCCCGACCTTGTACGGGTGCTGCTGAAGGGTGCACGGCCACGAG TAGTGAACTCCACGTGCAGTGACTTCAACCACGGCTCAGCCCTGCACATCGCTGCCTCCAACCTGTGCCTGGGCGCGGCCAAATGTTTGCTGGAGCATGGCGCCAACCCAGCGCTGAGG AATCGGAAGGGACAGGTGCCAGCTGAGGTGGTCCCAGACCCTATGGACATGTCCCTGGACAAGGCAGAGGCAGCACTGGTGGCCAAGGAGCTGCGGACGCTGCTGGAAGAAGCTGTACCACTATCTTGCGCCCTCCCCAAGGTCACACTACCCAACTACGACAATGTCCCAGGCAATCTCATGCTCAGCGCACTGGGCCTGCGCCTAGGAGATCGTGTGCTGCTGGATGGTCAGAAG aCGGGCACGCTGCGGTTCTGCGGGACCACAGAGTTTGCCAGCGGCCAGTGGGTCGGCGTGGAGCTGGATGAACCCGAGGGCAAGAATGATGGCAGTGTTGGGGGTGTCCGGTACTTCATCTGCCCTCCCAAGCAGG GTCTTTTTGCCTCTGTGTCCAAGATCTCCAAAGCAGTAGATGCACCCCCCTCATCTGTCACCTCCACGCCCCGGACTCCCCGGATGGACTTCTCCCGTGTTACTGGCAAAGGCCGAAGGGAACACAAAG GCAAGAAGAAGTCTCCATCATCCCCATCTATGGGCAGCCTGCAGCAGCGTGAGGGGGCCAAGGCTGAAGTCGGAGACCAAGTCCTCGTGGCAGGCCAGAAGCAGGGGATTGTGCGCTTTTATGGGAAGACAGACTTTGCTCCAG GTTACTGGTATGGCATTGAGCTGGACCAGCCCACAGGCAAGCACGATGGCTCTGTCTTTGGTGTCCGGTACTTTACCTGCCCCCCACGGCATGGAGTCTTTGCACCAGCATCCCGCATTCAGAG GATTGGTGGATCTGCCGATCCCCCTGGGGACAGTGTTGGAGCCAAAAAAGTACATCAAGTAACAA TGACACAGCCCAAACGCACCTTCACGACAGTCCGAACTCCAAAGGACATTGCATCAGAGAACTCTATCTCCAG GTTGCTTTTCTGCTGCTGGTTTCCGTGGATGCTGAGGGCAGAGATGCAGTCTTAG